The sequence TCGGCCAGCCTCTTTCTGAGCAGCTGCCTGATCTCCCAAACCCTTGCGCTGTCAGCTTCCATAACAGGCTGCCAGGTTTCGGGCAGATGCTGCTGTTCCCGGTAACCTGCTCCCATCAGCTCTTCATAAAGGCCTTTCCATTCGGCTGCAGTCCACGTATCATGATGAACCCCATTGGTAACATAGCCAATGTGCAGTTCCTCCGGAAGGTATCCATTCCACAGATCGTTGAAAATATTCCTGCTAACCGCACCGTGAAGGCGGCTTACACCGTTAACCTCCTGTGACAGGTTGGCTGCCAGGTAAGACATTGAGAATTTCTCACCGGGGTCATCGGGATGTATCTTGCCCAGGTTCATGAACTGGCTCCAGCTGATATTGAGCCTCCGGGGATAATGTGCGATATAGGTCCGCAGCAGGTTTTCATCAAATGCATCATGCCCTGCAGGAACCGGGGTGTGGGTAGTGAAGAGGGTTGAGGCCCTAACGACCTCAAGAGCCTGGTAGAATGACAGCTTATGATCATTAACGAACCTGTTCAGCCTTTCAACACCTATGAATGCTGCATGTCCCTCGTTACAGTGGTAAATATCAGGCTTCTCGCCAATTGTCCTCAAAGCCCTGATACCTCCGATACCCAGGATCATCTCCTGCCTGAACCTGTTCTCCCAGTCTCCCCCATAAAGGTGATGAGTTATTGCCCTGTCCTGCTCCCTGTTATCATCAAAGTCGGTATCAAGAAGGTACAACGGTACACGCCCCACATCGACCCTCCATATCCTCGCCTTTACTGTGCGCCCGGGGAAAGCGATGCTGACCACGGCCCACCTGCCATCATCATGGCGCACCGGCCTGGCCGGGATCCGGGTAAAGTCTGTGGCATCATAATTTGCAACCTGATCGCCTCCGGCCGAGATCTGCTGCCTGAAATAACCATACCTGTAAAGCAGCCCCACGGCAACCATATCGGTTCCCGAATCACTTGCCTCCTTAAGGTAGTCGCCAGCCAGTACACCAAGTCCCCCGCTGTATATCGGGAGACTCCCATGAATTCCGTATTCCATGCTGAAATATGCTATACGGTATCCGTTGCCGGGCCTTTCCATATAGTTTCTGAAATTCCCGTAGACCCTGTCCAGTTCAGCCAGAAATCCCTCATCCTTCTCAAGTAACATGAGCCTCTTGTAGCTCACCTTCTCAAGAAAATCGACCGGGTTCCCTCCTGTTTCGCCCCACAACCCCGGGTCGACCAGCCTGAATAGCTGACCGGCATCTTCATTCCAGCTCCACCAGAGGTTCCTTGACAGCTCATCAAGAGCCGAAAGACGCCCGGGCAGGTTCTTATGCACGAATATGGTTTTCCATCTGGGGTCATGCAGGCTGCTGAACTTATATACAGACGGAAGTATCTCAGGAGTCACAACCGGTTCTATCTCTCTCACTCTTGGTGCGCAATTCTCATAAGCGGTATGCCAGGCCCTCAATAAGTATCCGATCTGCCTGCTCCAGTCCGTTACCTCCATCAGGGCCTCTGCATTCTCTTTCATGCCGGCTCCCTGTCTGCCTGCATCGGACAGGGAGATCACTGCACCGGCAATTTCTGAGGCCACCCGGTCATAATTGTCATCGTCCCTCTCAATGATATGCAGGGCCTGGATATCGCCTTTGTACTGACTTTTTATCCACTGTGCATAACCGCAAAGGCTGGTGGTTATTACAGGCACCCCAAAAGCTATACTTTCCATTGGCGAATACCCCCATGGTTCATAATATGAGGGGAAGACGGCCATGTCAAAGCCGGGAAGCAGATCGTTGTATGGAATATCCAGAATACCGTCGTTCCCGTCCAGGTAACTCGGTACAAAAATAACACTGACCCTGTCGCCCGGATCATTGTTAATTCCCTTCCTGCGAAGCATGTTCAGGATCGGGTCGTGTTCATGTTCATGAAGAAAATGAGTTACCACCCGGTTACCGGCAACGGGATCTGAATTTGAACCGTCCAGAACACCTGCAAGGTCGGTCCGCCCGCCGGTCTGGCCGGCAGGTACCAGCATGAATGCGACCACTTCACGATCGGCTGGCAGCTGGTCCCTCAGGATGGACATCGAATCTATGAACAGGTCTATCCCTTTGTTCCTAACCTCGTATCTTCCGCTATGCGCCAGGAAGGTTACATTGTCATCAATCGGCCTGCCCAGCAGGGCGCCTGCAACCGCACGGAGCTTTGCCCTGGCAGCAGACCTTTTAGCCGCCAGCTCATCGTCACCCGGGACAAGCCTTCTCTCGAAACCGTTGGGTGTGACCAGGTCGGCCTCCCTGTTCAGGAACTGGCCGCATTCTCTGGCCACCGGGAGGCTTACTGTTGTGAACACATCGGCATTCGCCGCTGCGAGCCTTTCAAGCGATAGTTTGGAAACAATATTCATCTCTTTTGCAACGGCATCGGTGTCAAACTTCCCGAAATCCCTGTACAGGGCCCTGTCATCCATGGCAAGGGATCTGCCGGTTACCGTGGCATGCGTTGTGAACATGGTGGCAACCGAAGGCACCCGGTCCTTCAGGTAGAGGACCCCGGCACCGGATAGCCACTCATGAAAATGGGCCAGCAAAAAGCCGGTCCCTCCGCTGAACCTGACAAAGCTCTCTATTACCCTGCCTGCAGCGTAGCCAAACAGGACCGGTTCAACATAGTCCCAATGCCCTGATATGGAGTCAAGCCTGAACCTTTCCCACATAACCTTGAATATCTCATCCTTTTGTGATATAAAGGGTGTAAAGTCGACAATAATGGCTATCGGGCGCCCTTCAATGTTCCACCTGCCGGTCCTGATACTGAGTCCCTCCCTGCCGGCGGACTCCCTCCAGGCAGATAACAGTCCGGTATCCTCCGTAAATTCAGGATTTTCTGTCTCTCCCCGCCACACATCAGGTCCCAGGAGGATATAATTACTTCCAAGTTTCTCCTGCAACATCAGGGCTTTCGAAGATATCGCCGTATGGATACCCCCGGATTTGTTACATATCTCCCAACTCACCTCGAACAGGTAGTCCGGGGTCATCATTTTTTCTGACATCTTATTCGTTATTGATTAAAACAAAGGTTTTGGCCCCGGCCGCCGGTGAACCCTGTATACAATCTGAGTGCCGGGTCCGGACCAGATTGAGATCCCTCATACCGTTCTCATGATTTTTTCCTGCCGCGAGGTTTCTTTTCGCCGGGTTCAGCTTTTTTCCTGCCGGCTGATTTAGCTTTTCCGGCAGATCCCGTTCCGGTCGACCGTTTTGAAGCTTTCGCAGAACTCTTCGTTTCGGTTGACGGTTTTGAAGCTTTCGCAGAACTCTTAGTTTCGGTTGACGATTTTGAAGCTTTCGCGGAAGTCCTCGACCCTGCTGGCGACTTCGGAGCCTTTGCAGCACCTTTCAAACCTGCTGGCGACTTCGGAGCCTTTGCAGCATTTTTCGAACCGGGTGCCACCTTCGCCTCTGAAACCTCCTCCTCACTCTCAACCACCGGAGTTGCTACCAGCTTTCTCTTCTCGCGCAGTTCACTGATCTCAGCCTGCAGCTTCTCGAGATGCTCCTCCTTTTCCCTGATCTGCCTTTTCAGCATAGTCGTTTCAGTCTCCGTCACCCCCACCAGTTCATTCACCCTCCGGGCAAAATCACTCAGCACATTCATATAGTTTATAAATGCGTCGTAAGGAGACTCATAGGGGTTGAAGTACTTGTGCACCTCCCCGTCTGAAAAGAACTTGGTTGACATGTAATAGAAGTGGTCGCTAACCTGCAGGTAACGCCAGTCGGTCATGATCTTCGGGTCGTTTGTTTTCTTGACCAGTTCCCTAAGCTCATACAGTTTCGTAAATGCCTCATTCTGCATGTCATTACCCAGCCAGGCAGACAGGTCGCGCTCCTCGTCGGCCCATGATATCGGATACGGTACATGCATGGGGGCTACCGGCTCATGCAGGGAGGCTACCTCTGAAGGTGTTGCAAACCTGAACTCATTGTGCCGCAGCAACTCACCGGGAAGAGTCCTGAGAAACTCAAATATGCCGGTCTCCGCATCCTGGTGTTCCCCGAAGGTCTCATAATCCATGAACAGGTTTATCACCTCCTCCTTTTTGCCTATATCCCTGAGCCAGCCGGCATATTTTTCGGCTGTCAGCGGCCATTCGCCCCACCCCCTGTCGGAGAAGCGGAACGCAATGTCATCGCTCAGCTTATAGTTCTTGAGAAGCAGCTTCAGCCTCGGATTAACAGCATTGTAATACAGGTAATTGGGACTCTTCCAGCCCAGTATGTGCTTTGCACCTTCGGTAAGCATGGCCCCGTAACCCATATCGGCGATCATAGCGCCTATATCATCGGAGTAAACAAGCTCGGTATTGCGGAATACTCCCGGCCTGACACCAAAAAGGGATTCTATGCGGTCGCTGTGTTCCTTTACCTGCAGCCTGAACTCGTCAGGATCGGCCAGGGAAACAAGCGAATGCGAATATGTCTCGGCCAGAAACTCCACCTGTCCGGTTGCCGCAAGCCTCCTGAAGCTTTCCAGTACTTCGGGAGCATATAGCTCAAACTGGTCAAGAGCTATTCCCGAAACTGACCAGGCAACCCTGATACGTTCACCATATTTTTCTATAAGATCGAGCATCAACTGGTTTGCCGGCAGGTAGCATCTTCCCGCCACCTTTTTCATTATCGATTCATTGGAGTAATCATCATAATAGTAATGTGATTCCCCTATGTCGAAAAACCGGTACCTCCTGAAGCGGAAGGGCTGATGCACCTGAAAATACAAACAAATGGTCTTCATTCGTATAAAGTATAGTTAATAATATTTTTCCAGAACCGTCTCATAGACCTGCTTGACATGGAGAGCTGAATTCTCCCATTTAAGATTGTCAACCTCGGTTTTGCCATGCTTTTTGAACATTTCCGACAGCGCCCCGTAATGAAGGATCCCGTATATGGCATCGGCCATCGCATCGATATCCCAGAAATCGACCTTGATGGCGTGTTTCAGTATCTCTGAAACACCTGACTGGTGTGAGATTATCACCGGCACGTTCGACTGCATGGCCTCCAGCGGAGAGATCCCGAACGGCTCAGACACCGAGGGCATCACGTACAGGTCGCTTATGGCGAACATGTGGTTCACATCCTGTCCGCGCAAAAATCCCGTGAAGTGAAACCTGTCCATTATACCCAGTTTGGCGGCCCTTCTGATGATCCTGGGAAACAGGTCGCCGCTGCCCGCCATCACAAAACGTACATTGTCAGACTTCATGAGAACCTTGTGCGCCGCCTCAACAAAATACTCCGGCCCCTTCTGCAGGGTGATACGGCCCAGGAAGGTGACTATCTTCTCATTCACCGGCTTCCTGAACTCAGGCCACTCCGCCAGCTCAAGCGGTTCAACCGCATTATACACGGTAACAACCTTGGCCGGGTTTATGCCATATTTCTCGATCACTGTGTTCCTGGTGAGGTTGCTAACCGCTATGATCATATCGGCCGCCTCCATACCCCTCTTCTCGATCTCAAACACGGCCGGGTTGACACTTCCACCACTCCGGTCAAAATCGGTGGCGTGCACGTGGATCACCAGCGGCTTGCCCGAGACAGCCTTTGCCGCCATGCCGGAAGGATAGGTCAGCCAGTCATGTGCATGGATCAGGTCAAAAGAATGGTCGTCGGCAATCACCCCTGCCACCAGTGCATAGTTGGCTATCTCCTGGAACAGGTCAGGTCCGTACTTACCTGTAAATTTCAGCCTGCCTATCTCCTCGGTGTTGAAATAAACATTGCTGCCGCCTTCCCTTGTATTGACCGTTTCGGTGTAATCTTCGGGCGACATGTAAGGCACCAGGCGGGAATGCACCTCAAGGTATGTCATCTCCCTGAGGAAGTTTTTCATCTCAATGAATTTTTTCCTTACGGGGAAATTTTCGGCCGCGATAAGGGTAAGCGCACTCTGATCTTCATCGCCCCAGGCTTTGGGAACAACAAAAAGGACCTCCAGGTCCGGGATATGCGACATTCCCCTGGTGAGCCCGTAGCAGGCCGTACCAAGTCCCCCGCTTATATGAGGCGGGAATTCCCATCCGAACATTAAAACCCTCATTGGCTATACCGTTTGATAATATATAATTAGTTGCTCCATCCTCAGCAATTCCGCCACGTTCCATGCATATGAAAGCGCACCGTCAGGGTAATGGGGCGGATCGCCATCATACAGTTCAGATATTGATCCCACGCCATGCACCTGCATATCCTCCTCAAATCCTGCGAACAGTCTCTTAACAATTTCCGCCCCGGTCTTCTTGTGCAGCCGCAGGTATGCATCGGCCCAATGCCCAAGCAGCCAGGGATAGGCCGTTCCCTGGTGTGCAGCAACATCCCTTGTTTCCTGATCGCCCTCATAGATACCTTTGTAGAGTGGATTCTTCGGAGCGAGTGTCCTCAGCCCCTTTGAGGTAAGCAGCTCGCTTTCAACAATCTCCAGCAGTCTCTTCTTCTTGTCATCGTCAAGGGGACTGTAAGGAACTGATGCCGCCAGCACCTGGTTGGGCCTGACTGACCAGTCGGCCCTGTCATCCCGCACATAATCTGCCAGGTAACCTCTCTCCTCATCCCAGAACATCCCGACGAAAGATTCGCCTGCAACCGGGGGAATATCCTTCCACCTGCTTACAAAGGCCTTGTCACCTCCGGCTTCGGCAAGCTTCAGCGCAAACCTCACCGCATTGAACCACAGGGCATTTATCTCCACCACATAGCCTGAACGGGGCGTAACCGGCAGTCCCCCTGCCACACAGTTCATCCATGTTCGCGGAACATTCTGCTCAGCACAGAACAGAAGGCCGTTGTCGTGCATGGTAACAATGTTGCCTATCCCATTACGGAGCATGCCAAGCAGATCCTTCACCTTCCGGCCGTATGTTTTCCAGGTCAGCTCCCTGTCGCCTTTCTGGTGTGCATATTGCTGAAGGGCCCACATGAACCATAGCGGCTCATCAACACCCATACGGCTGTCTTCAGCCTCACCCCCGGGAGCAGCTCTCATGGTCCTGAGTAGTTCAGGCAGGCAGGAATCGAGCACCGCCTTGAAAAGCTTCATATCACCCATCGCAATTGCCAGTCCGGGTAAAGACGCAAAAGTATCCCTCATTATCCTTCCGTGCCAGGGGAATCCGGCCAGTATCCCGGTCTTTTTCTCCTTTCGGATAAAGAATTGCTGGGCAGAGTTCAGCAAACAGTTATGGAAAGTATTTCTTGGAATACGCTTTCTAATCTCACCCTGGAACTTCCGTTTCAGTGCCGAAGGCTCCATCTCACGGGTGCTTGCAGAAAAAACAACAGCCTCTCCCTTTTTCAGCGGGAACTCAAAATATCCCGGCATATAAAGATCTTCCTTGTATTCGTATCCCCTCTTCTGTTCCTCGATATACTCAACATTATAGTTCCAGTCGGGGCCCGCCACAAAATCAGCATCCTTTGACATCTGCATGTTAAGCCACGGGTAGCCCATGTACATCCTGGTCTTTATACCCTTTTTTATCTTCTGTGTTTTCGTGATAACATCCATGTTCGCCTTACTCAGCGAATGGATGTTCCTGAATGCCAGATAGGGTCGTAATCTCAACTTTGTCGGTGAATGCGCATCGAGAAGTGTATATTTTATCAAAAGGCTCTCTTCGGTCTGCGCCAGCAGCCACTCCCTTGCCAGAACCACGCCTCCTACCCTGTAAACCAGCCTGGGTATAGGGTCTGTCTCAAAATCCCTCAGATATTTGTGTCCCTTCGGGTTGTAGTAGTCCCCTGCATACTTGTGTATCCCCAGGTTGAATGACTGATCATGCTGTATGACAGTTTCATGCAGTCCTGACAGCAGTACATGATGACCGCCGTCAAGATACTCCAGGGGACAAACCAGAAGTCCGTGATACTTCCTCGTATTGCTGGCAATTATTGTCGTACAGGCATACGAGCCTGCACGGTTTGACCTGATCAGCTCCCTGTTAAGTGAATAGGAAAGGTTGATCAGCCTGGTCTTGTCAAAATTCAGGTAACTCATCGGTACAAACTATTATTATCAGACTGCGCAAAACCGTTCATTTGCGCACTCTGTTTTTAACATAAACAGACCACAAAAGTACAAAATAATTGATTGCTGATAAGATATTTGTACGAATTCTGCAACAAAAATGCTGCCTGGTGAATACCCATAACAACGGATGCCCCTAAAGGTTCATTTACGGCCCGTTATAATGATGTTTATTCCTGATTTAAAAAATAATTATCTTCGCACCTGTAAGAGTTTGAAATAACATGACCGGAAAATGTATAAAGCAGCAAAAACCGTAATTACAATATTCCACGACAACTGTAAGGGAGCTTTTGCACTGATGAGTGTAATGGCAGCAGCACTTTTTTATTCAGGTTGCTCAGTGCCCGATACCACTTTTTCAATCAGTGGCACTATGGACAATGCCACCGGTAAAACGCTTTACCTTTATGAAATGGGCACCTATGAAAGGGAGCTGATCGACTCGGCCGTGACCGGTCCAGATGGCAGCTTCAGCTTTGCAGGCAGTATTGAAAACACCAGGTTCATGACGATCAGTCATAACCTGAACAGCCTGATTCTGATAGTATCGCCGGGAGAGGACATAACCGTTTCGGCCGATATAGACAACATGCTTTTGACTGCCCGGATAAACGGGTCGCCCGAATCTGAGCTGGCAGCCGGGTTCAACAGGCGGATGGCGCATACCCACAGGGTTCTCGATTCCATATCTGCAGTATACAGGAACAGCCGTGGTGAAGCTTCTGCAGTCATTGAAGCGGTAAGGGAGAAGACCCGGAGGGAGTTCAATGCAGAGGCGGACAGGATGAGGGAATTTACAATTGATTTCATTAACCGTAACCCGGGGTCGCTGGCCAGCATGATGGCCCTTTACCAGCAGATTGACGGTGAAAACTTCATACTGAACTCTACCGGCGATTTCAGGTATTACATCAAGGTCGATTCTGCCCTGATGATAAATTACCCTGACCTTGAGTATACTGCCACCTTTAACGAAAATGTACGCAGCATGAGGGAGCAGATGGAGCTCAGGCAGCACAGGGAGAGTATGATCGGAGCGGGAGCCGTTGCACCGGAAATATCGCTTCCCGGCCCCGGAGGTGAAACAGTAGATCTCTCTTCCCTCAGGGGCAGCTATGTGCTTCTTGATTTCTGGGCATCATGGTGCCCGGTTTGCCGGGAGGAGATTCCACACCTTGCAGATGTATATGACAGGTTCGGCAATGAGGCATTCGAGATTTACCAGGTTTCGCTCGACCGGTCCAGGGAGAGATGGCTTGCAGCCATTAACGACCTGGATATGGGACGGTGGATACATGTGAGCGACCTGGAGTTTCTTGGCTCACCCGTCGTAGCGCTGTACCAGATTGAAGCCATTCCTGCCAGTTTCCTGCTTGACCCTGACGGTGTAATTATTGCAAGGGATCTGAGGGGAGAGGCGCTGGAGCAGGCACTTGCACAGATTTTCGAATAAACAAAACAATCGATCATGATACAAAACCAACTGCGGCCCTCATCAGCCGGTAACAGGATCACACTGCTGGCAGCACTGTTGCTGCCCCTTGCCGTAATGGTCCAATCATGCGGTGAAACATCAGGGGTACGTATATCGGGAACCATTGATGAGGGGGAAGGGAAGACTTTATGGTTTGACAGGCTTGAAATCGGCGGGGCTGTGCCGGTTGACTCAGTTAGCCTCAAGGGCAACGGAAGGTTCACATTCAGGGCTAAGCCCGCAATGCCTTCTTTTTACAGGCTAAGGATTGAAGGCAACAATTTCATAACTCTGCTGGCAGAGCCGGGAGAGAGGATAGCTGTCACTGCCAGGGCATCAAACCTGCCTGAGACCTACGATGTCGAAGGGTCTGAGGGATCGGCCCTGCTTAAAAAACTGAACGACAGGCTTATCACTACCAGGAGGCAGATTGACCCGCTCATCAGGGAGATCCTGGATCTGGAGGAGGGCCCTGGCTTTGAAGAGGAGGAGGCAAGGATAAACGAAGAGCTGGAAGATATCATTAATGCCCAGCGGAACTTCTCCATCGCTTTTATCCTTGATAATATGGAATCGCTTGCAGCAATAACGGCGCTCTACCAGCAGCTGGATGACCAAAATTACGTACTGAACCGGACCAGGGACATCCAGTACCTGAAGATAGTGGCCGGATCATTAAAAAAGGTCTACCCTGACTCCCCCCATGTGAGAGCCCTTGCCTCCGACGCCGAAAGTCAGGAGAGGGCATACGAGGCATTCAGGTTTGCAGCCATGGCAGAGCAGAGCGGACATGTAGTCACTACCTATCCTGATATCAACATGCCCGGGCCCGACGGTGAGAATATCAGCCTCCATTCCCTGCCCGAAAAATACAAGCTTGTTTTTTTCGGGTCATCTCTGAATGCCTCAAGCGTTCAGTTTGCCAACGACCTGCTGCCTGTCTATAATGCCTTTCATGCCAGGGGCTTCCAGGTATACCAGGTGTCAGTTGAAAGGGACAGGGATGAGTGGCTCAGGAGCATTCGGTTTTCCGAACTGCCCTGGATCCATGTTGCCGAACCCGGAGAAGAGCCCTTTATCGCTGCACAGGCATATAATGTTCAACAGATCCCTTCGAACTACCTTATTAACCGTGATGCAGGCATAATAGCCAGAAATCTCAGCGTCCCTGAATTGAGGCGCAGGCTTGCAAGAGCAATGGACTGACAATTTATGGGCGGCCGGATCATCTCCGGCAAAACCAGACAACAGACTTGACTGAAAAGAAAAAAATATATTTTGCCTCCGATGCACATTTCGGACTTCCGGGTCCGGTAAAAAGCCTTGACCGCGAACGGCTTTTTGTCAATTGGCTTGATCAGGTAAGCAAAGATGCAGGAGAGATCTATCTTTTAGGCGACATTTTCGATTTCTGGTTCGAATACCGGAGGGTTGTCCCCAGGGGCTTCACCCGCCTTCTCGGCAAAATCGCCGGGATAACCGACAGCGGCATTCCAGTCCACTTCTTTACAGGTAACCATGACATATGGGTATTTGATTACCTTCCGGCGGAGACGGGCATGACGGTCCACAAAGGACCTGTTACCCGCGAGTTTTCAGGCAGTAAGTTTTACCTCGCCCATGGTGACGGATTTGATAAGAGGGACAAAAGTTTCAGATTTATGAAGTCGGTCTTTACAAACCGTCCACTGCAATGGCTCTTTGCAAGGATTCACCCCAATTTCGCCATCTGGTTTGCACATAAATGGTCGCATAACAGCCGTTACTCCAAGGAGCTGATAACCCCCTACAGGGGTGATGAAAATGAAGAACATGTGCTCTTTGCCAACAGGCTGCTTGAGAAAGAGCACTTCGACTATTTCATATTCGGTCACCGCCACCTTCCCTATGATGTTGCCCTCAGCAACGGCACCAGCAGGTGCATTAATTTGGGCGACTGGCTATGGCACTTCACTTACGGAGTTTTCGACGGCGAAAATATGGAGATAAGGAAATTCGCCTCACCATCCTGACGGTAACACCCGTAAACTTCATGACAACCCGCCGGGCATGCAGTCAGGCACGGCACATCTTACTGACGGGCTTGCTGACAAGCACGGCACACCATACCGACAGGCACGGCACATCTTACTGACGGGCTTGCTGACAAGCACGGCACACCATACCAACGGGAACGGCACAGAACCACCGATAAAAAGCCCGCCGGATTTTCCGGCGGGCCCTTATGCTGAGACTGAAAAAGCCTTTTTAGAATAAGCTGTAGCTTACTGCAACACCAACGGTAACAACCGAGGCCATCACCATCAGCTTGATAAGTATATTAAGGCTGGGCCCTGAAGTATCCTTGAAAGGATCTCCCACGGTGTCGCCCACAACGGCGGCCTTGTGGTTCTCTGAACCTTTGCCCCCGAGGTTTCCTTCTTCGATGTACTTCTTGGCATTGTCCCATGCTCCACCGGCATTGGCCATGAATATCGCCATAGCAAACCCCGATGATATGGTACCTACAAGCAGGCCTGTTACTCCGGCAACACCAAATACCAGCGCTACTACTACAGGAATAAGCAGTGCTATCAGCGAGGGAACCATCATCTCCCTCTGTGCACCTTTCGTTGATATCTCAACGCACCTTGCATAATCAGGCTCGGTCGTGCCCTCCATAATACCTGGCATCTCCTTGAACTGGCGGCGCACCTCATCAACCATCTTCTGCGCTGCACGGCCCACTGCGGTCATTGTCATCCCGCTGAAAATAAATACGGCAAGAACACCTACAAGAATACCTACAATTACCAACGGGTTCATCAGGTGTATGTCGTAATGATGGATAAAGTCAATGAACTGGGCATCAATGGCGGGTATTCCGTTTATAGGCATTTCAGGCTGGTCAAGGAACTTCACTATCATGATCTTCACCTCCTCGAAGTAGGCTGCAAGAAGAGCAAGCGCTGTCAGTGCGGCGCTGCCTATGGCAAAACCCTTGCCTGTTGCGGCTGTGGTGTTGCCAAGTGCATCAAGGGCATCGGTTCGGTTACGCACCTCATCGCCCAGCTTGCACATCTCGGCGTTTCCGCCTGCATTGTCGGCTATCGGTCCGTAAGCATCCGTTGCAAGAGTGATGCCAAGGGTGGAAAGCAATCCCACTGCAGCGATGCCAATACCGTAAAGGCCCATATTGAGGCTTGCGGCATCATATACAAATCCGCTTGAAAAACCGAATGCCAGGGTTATGCCAACGACAATGATCCCGAGAGGAACAGCTGCGGAGATCAAACCGGTACCTATACCGGCTATTATTAAAGTGGCAGGACCAGTACTTGCTGCCTCGGCAATCTTGCGGGTAGGGCTGTAAGCCGAGGCCGTGAAGTACTCGGTTGACTGTCCGATTGCAATACCCGCCATCAGACCTACAACTATCGAACCCCAGATTCCCCAGAAGTTGGGGAAACCAAGCAGGTAAAGTATAGCGAGGGAAAAGACCACGATCAGTGCTGCACTGGTATTTACACCTATACCGAGTGACTTGAGCAGCTCTTTCTGTGTTGCACCTTCCCTGGTCCGTACAAGGAATACACCCAGTATCGACAGCATTGTACCCACAGCCGCGATGAGCATCGGGGCTATAACTGCGTTCATCTGAAGGTCAGTGCCGACATAGGCAGCAGCACCCAGAAGCGCCGTAGCCAGAATTGAGCCTGCAAAAGATTCAAAGAGGTCGGCGCCCATACCTGCCACATCACCAACATTGTCGCCAACGTTATCAGCAATGGTTGCGGGGTTACGCGGATCATCCTCGGGAATACCGGCTTCAACCTTGCCTACAAGGTCGGCTCCCACATCGGCGGCTTTTGTATATATACCTCCGCCAAC is a genomic window of Marinilabiliales bacterium containing:
- a CDS encoding amylo-alpha-1,6-glucosidase, whose translation is MSYLNFDKTRLINLSYSLNRELIRSNRAGSYACTTIIASNTRKYHGLLVCPLEYLDGGHHVLLSGLHETVIQHDQSFNLGIHKYAGDYYNPKGHKYLRDFETDPIPRLVYRVGGVVLAREWLLAQTEESLLIKYTLLDAHSPTKLRLRPYLAFRNIHSLSKANMDVITKTQKIKKGIKTRMYMGYPWLNMQMSKDADFVAGPDWNYNVEYIEEQKRGYEYKEDLYMPGYFEFPLKKGEAVVFSASTREMEPSALKRKFQGEIRKRIPRNTFHNCLLNSAQQFFIRKEKKTGILAGFPWHGRIMRDTFASLPGLAIAMGDMKLFKAVLDSCLPELLRTMRAAPGGEAEDSRMGVDEPLWFMWALQQYAHQKGDRELTWKTYGRKVKDLLGMLRNGIGNIVTMHDNGLLFCAEQNVPRTWMNCVAGGLPVTPRSGYVVEINALWFNAVRFALKLAEAGGDKAFVSRWKDIPPVAGESFVGMFWDEERGYLADYVRDDRADWSVRPNQVLAASVPYSPLDDDKKKRLLEIVESELLTSKGLRTLAPKNPLYKGIYEGDQETRDVAAHQGTAYPWLLGHWADAYLRLHKKTGAEIVKRLFAGFEEDMQVHGVGSISELYDGDPPHYPDGALSYAWNVAELLRMEQLIIYYQTV
- a CDS encoding AhpC/TSA family protein, with the protein product MYKAAKTVITIFHDNCKGAFALMSVMAAALFYSGCSVPDTTFSISGTMDNATGKTLYLYEMGTYERELIDSAVTGPDGSFSFAGSIENTRFMTISHNLNSLILIVSPGEDITVSADIDNMLLTARINGSPESELAAGFNRRMAHTHRVLDSISAVYRNSRGEASAVIEAVREKTRREFNAEADRMREFTIDFINRNPGSLASMMALYQQIDGENFILNSTGDFRYYIKVDSALMINYPDLEYTATFNENVRSMREQMELRQHRESMIGAGAVAPEISLPGPGGETVDLSSLRGSYVLLDFWASWCPVCREEIPHLADVYDRFGNEAFEIYQVSLDRSRERWLAAINDLDMGRWIHVSDLEFLGSPVVALYQIEAIPASFLLDPDGVIIARDLRGEALEQALAQIFE
- a CDS encoding DUF4369 domain-containing protein produces the protein MIQNQLRPSSAGNRITLLAALLLPLAVMVQSCGETSGVRISGTIDEGEGKTLWFDRLEIGGAVPVDSVSLKGNGRFTFRAKPAMPSFYRLRIEGNNFITLLAEPGERIAVTARASNLPETYDVEGSEGSALLKKLNDRLITTRRQIDPLIREILDLEEGPGFEEEEARINEELEDIINAQRNFSIAFILDNMESLAAITALYQQLDDQNYVLNRTRDIQYLKIVAGSLKKVYPDSPHVRALASDAESQERAYEAFRFAAMAEQSGHVVTTYPDINMPGPDGENISLHSLPEKYKLVFFGSSLNASSVQFANDLLPVYNAFHARGFQVYQVSVERDRDEWLRSIRFSELPWIHVAEPGEEPFIAAQAYNVQQIPSNYLINRDAGIIARNLSVPELRRRLARAMD
- a CDS encoding UDP-2,3-diacylglucosamine diphosphatase yields the protein MTEKKKIYFASDAHFGLPGPVKSLDRERLFVNWLDQVSKDAGEIYLLGDIFDFWFEYRRVVPRGFTRLLGKIAGITDSGIPVHFFTGNHDIWVFDYLPAETGMTVHKGPVTREFSGSKFYLAHGDGFDKRDKSFRFMKSVFTNRPLQWLFARIHPNFAIWFAHKWSHNSRYSKELITPYRGDENEEHVLFANRLLEKEHFDYFIFGHRHLPYDVALSNGTSRCINLGDWLWHFTYGVFDGENMEIRKFASPS